One window from the genome of Verrucomicrobiia bacterium encodes:
- the gnd gene encoding decarboxylating 6-phosphogluconate dehydrogenase, whose protein sequence is MQLGMIGLGRMGANMVRRLIRGGHECVVYDRAAAAVDALTQEQAVGATSLPDFVARLEKPRAVWLMVPAAVVDATLADLVPLLETGDVVIDGGNSYYVDDLRRAKDLGTRKIHYVDVGTSGGVWGLERGYCMMIGGEPEAVRHLDPLLATLAPGRGEAIPRTPGRESLGGTAEQGYLHCGPNGAGHFVKMVHNGIEYGLMAAYAEGLGVLRDANIGKREHAEDAETTPLRDPSSYQYDFNLRDIAEVWRRGSVIASWLLDLTAASLVEDPELRQFAGRVSDSGEGRWTIKAAIDEAVPVPVLSAALYQRFASRGEADYQDKLLSAMRFQFGGHHEKPAA, encoded by the coding sequence ATGCAACTGGGAATGATCGGACTCGGGCGCATGGGCGCCAACATGGTCCGCCGGCTGATCCGCGGCGGACACGAATGCGTGGTGTACGACCGCGCGGCCGCCGCGGTGGATGCACTCACGCAGGAGCAGGCCGTGGGCGCCACGTCCCTGCCCGATTTTGTGGCCCGTCTTGAGAAACCGCGGGCGGTCTGGCTCATGGTGCCGGCAGCGGTCGTGGATGCCACGCTGGCCGACCTGGTGCCGTTGCTCGAGACCGGCGACGTCGTGATTGACGGCGGCAATTCGTATTACGTGGACGACCTCCGGCGCGCGAAGGATCTGGGGACGCGGAAGATCCACTATGTGGATGTCGGCACCAGCGGCGGCGTGTGGGGCCTGGAACGTGGCTATTGCATGATGATCGGGGGTGAGCCGGAGGCGGTCCGCCATCTGGATCCCCTGCTCGCCACCCTGGCCCCGGGGCGCGGCGAGGCCATTCCCCGGACGCCCGGACGCGAGTCGCTTGGCGGCACGGCGGAACAGGGCTACCTGCACTGCGGCCCGAACGGGGCCGGACACTTCGTGAAAATGGTGCACAACGGCATCGAGTACGGCCTCATGGCGGCCTACGCCGAGGGCCTCGGCGTCCTGCGCGATGCCAACATCGGAAAGCGCGAGCACGCCGAGGACGCCGAGACGACGCCGCTGCGCGACCCCTCCAGTTATCAGTACGACTTCAATCTGCGCGACATCGCCGAGGTGTGGCGTCGCGGGAGCGTGATCGCCTCCTGGCTGCTCGACCTGACGGCCGCCTCGCTGGTCGAGGATCCGGAACTCCGGCAGTTCGCCGGACGGGTCTCGGACTCCGGCGAGGGCCGGTGGACGATCAAGGCGGCCATTGACGAGGCCGTGCCGGTGCCGGTGTTGTCCGCAGCCCTCTACCAGCGGTTCGCGTCGCGGGGCGAAGCCGACTATCAGGACAAGCTGCTGTCGGCGATGCGGTTTCAATTCGGCGGTCACCACGAGAAGCCTGCGGCCTGA
- the pgl gene encoding 6-phosphogluconolactonase — MDLTVLPDPDAVATEAARRIAVEARASVAARGRFLVAVSGGRTPWQMLRALANESVPWPQLEVLQVDERIAPPGSPERNLTHLRESLLSHAPLRPEQIHAMPVESADPDAGAAAYSELLTRLAGDPPVLDLVHLGLGADGHTASLVPGDAVLGVTDRPVAVCGNYQGRQRCTLTYPMLDRARRILWVVTGAEKQDALRRLLLADPAIPAGRVMQDAAVVLADAAAMGPSVQ; from the coding sequence ATGGACCTCACCGTGCTTCCCGATCCCGACGCCGTGGCCACGGAGGCCGCACGCCGCATTGCCGTCGAGGCCCGGGCGTCGGTGGCGGCCCGCGGACGCTTTCTTGTGGCGGTCAGCGGGGGACGCACCCCGTGGCAGATGCTGCGTGCCCTCGCGAACGAATCCGTCCCGTGGCCGCAACTGGAAGTCCTTCAGGTGGATGAGCGAATCGCGCCGCCGGGAAGTCCGGAGCGCAACCTGACCCACCTGCGGGAGAGCCTGCTCTCCCACGCACCGCTGCGCCCGGAACAAATCCACGCCATGCCGGTCGAGTCCGCCGATCCTGATGCCGGTGCGGCGGCCTATTCGGAACTGTTGACGCGACTGGCCGGGGATCCGCCCGTGCTGGACCTCGTGCATCTGGGGCTCGGCGCCGATGGACACACGGCATCCCTGGTCCCCGGTGACGCCGTTCTGGGAGTCACCGACCGACCGGTCGCAGTTTGCGGAAACTACCAGGGCCGTCAGCGATGCACCCTGACCTATCCGATGCTGGACCGCGCGCGGCGGATCCTGTGGGTGGTCACCGGCGCGGAGAAGCAGGACGCATTGCGCCGGCTGTTGCTCGCCGATCCGGCGATCCCCGCGGGACGCGTCATGCAGGATGCCGCCGTGGTGCTGGCGGACGCCGCGGCGATGGGGCCATCCGTCCAATAA
- a CDS encoding phosphoenolpyruvate hydrolase family protein — protein sequence MPNPWTGKGNPYTRKEVRDRLMATLQRGQAIIAAGAGTGISAKFIEKGGADLIIIYNSGRFRMMGHGSTCGLMAYGDANAIAMDIGEYEVLPVVEEVPVICGVHATDPRRRMWHWLGRVKEMGFSGVNNFPTHTIVDGHFRGVLEETGMSVKKEFEMVALARRMDLFSIVYVATPEEAVEMARAGADAIIAHVGTTVGGSIGVTRAVVSWDFTLKRTQEIVDAASRVRKDIFFLCHGGPINTPADADRVLQRTDAVGFVGASSLERMGVEASLTELTREFKTLKAPAAKGFGRKRRG from the coding sequence ATGCCCAACCCTTGGACCGGCAAAGGAAACCCCTACACCCGCAAGGAGGTCCGCGACCGCCTCATGGCCACGCTGCAGCGCGGCCAGGCGATCATTGCCGCCGGCGCCGGCACCGGCATCAGCGCCAAGTTCATCGAGAAGGGCGGCGCGGATCTGATCATCATCTACAACTCCGGACGCTTCCGCATGATGGGTCACGGCTCCACCTGCGGGCTGATGGCCTATGGCGACGCCAACGCCATCGCCATGGACATCGGCGAGTACGAAGTCCTGCCCGTGGTCGAGGAGGTGCCGGTGATCTGCGGCGTGCATGCCACCGACCCCCGGCGACGGATGTGGCACTGGCTGGGCCGCGTGAAGGAGATGGGTTTCAGCGGCGTGAACAACTTCCCGACCCACACCATCGTGGACGGCCACTTTCGCGGCGTGCTTGAGGAGACCGGCATGAGCGTGAAGAAGGAGTTCGAGATGGTCGCACTGGCCCGGCGGATGGACCTCTTTTCCATCGTGTACGTCGCCACGCCGGAGGAGGCCGTCGAAATGGCCAGGGCGGGTGCCGACGCCATCATCGCCCATGTGGGCACGACCGTGGGCGGCAGCATCGGGGTCACGCGGGCGGTGGTGAGCTGGGATTTCACCCTGAAGCGCACCCAGGAGATCGTGGACGCCGCATCCCGGGTCCGGAAGGACATCTTTTTCCTGTGTCATGGCGGCCCGATCAACACACCCGCCGATGCGGATCGTGTGTTGCAGCGCACCGATGCCGTGGGCTTTGTCGGCGCCAGTTCCCTGGAGCGGATGGGGGTCGAGGCGTCCCTCACGGAGCTGACCCGGGAGTTCAAGACCCTCAAGGCGCCGGCGGCGAAGGGTTTCGGTCGCAAGCGGCGTGGATAG
- a CDS encoding histidine phosphatase family protein yields the protein MNEGLPIVYLARHGETAWSLSGQHTGLTDLPLTDRGERNARRLGVRLAAGSFPRVFTSPLQRARRTCELAGFGAVATVDPDLVEWNYGAYEGQTSAEILSGRPDWDLFTHGCPGGESPEAVGARADRVVARLRECPGDVLVFSSGHFLRVLATRWLGFPSVSPARFFLLTTASLSALGYEHRRSRPVLRLWNDVSHAGD from the coding sequence ATGAACGAAGGGCTGCCCATCGTCTATCTGGCACGACATGGCGAAACCGCCTGGAGTCTCAGCGGACAGCACACCGGCCTCACGGATCTTCCCCTCACCGACCGCGGGGAGCGCAACGCCCGCCGACTCGGCGTCCGGCTGGCGGCAGGTTCGTTCCCCCGGGTGTTCACCAGCCCGCTCCAACGAGCCCGCCGCACCTGCGAGCTTGCCGGGTTCGGTGCCGTCGCCACGGTGGATCCCGACCTGGTGGAATGGAACTACGGCGCGTACGAGGGACAGACCAGCGCCGAGATCCTCTCCGGGCGTCCGGACTGGGATCTCTTCACGCACGGCTGCCCGGGAGGCGAATCCCCGGAAGCGGTGGGGGCCCGGGCGGACCGGGTGGTTGCGCGGCTGCGGGAGTGTCCGGGCGACGTCCTGGTCTTTTCGAGCGGTCATTTCCTGAGAGTGCTGGCGACGCGCTGGCTTGGATTTCCCTCGGTTTCGCCCGCCCGTTTTTTTCTGCTCACCACCGCGAGCCTCTCCGCTTTAGGCTACGAGCATCGTCGCTCGCGGCCGGTGCTCCGGCTGTGGAATGATGTGTCCCATGCCGGCGATTGA
- a CDS encoding class I SAM-dependent methyltransferase, translating to MDRSPPPCVIHEDADLLVVHKPPGWNTHAPSPHAGEGIYEWLRHREPRWASLAIVHRLDKDTSGLLVFARTPRANRSLTAQFAGRLVCKRYQCVTDRRPQRDVFSVRSGIVRSGDHYQVAAPGARDAAPAETRFRVLRTEGGRVWLEAVPLTGRTHQIRVHAASKGVPILGDRLYGGTPAARLHLHAWGLALDHPGTGRPVSWEVAPEFDRAPAEALRAAMVAPGETTAWRMLHGAADGVPGFAVERLGDWILVEGEEEVTPTLPGILRPSVAGAAGIYFKARRRRVRGTAPGEVSPRFLEGTPAPTRFEVLENGLRFELSLAEGYSTGLFLDQRDNRRRLQVGQVAAGFPLRPSAGGSEPWLLNTFAYTCAFSVAAAVGGWRTTNLDLSRKYLDWGRRNFELNRLDAGGHEFIHGDVFDWLHRFQRRSRRFDAVLLDPPTFSRSREHGDFRAESDYGALVARVLPLLAPGGILFASTNAGRMPPDRFLEGIRGAIASGGRRVTQQHYAPQPPDFPITREEPAHLKTVWIRLD from the coding sequence ATGGACCGGTCTCCGCCGCCCTGCGTGATTCACGAGGATGCCGACCTGCTTGTCGTGCACAAGCCGCCCGGATGGAACACGCATGCGCCATCACCCCATGCTGGGGAGGGGATCTACGAATGGCTGCGCCACCGGGAGCCTCGCTGGGCCTCGCTGGCCATCGTGCACCGATTGGACAAGGACACCAGCGGACTCCTCGTTTTTGCGCGGACGCCCCGGGCCAACCGGTCGCTGACCGCGCAGTTTGCAGGGCGATTGGTGTGCAAGCGGTACCAGTGCGTCACCGACCGCCGGCCGCAGCGCGACGTGTTTTCCGTGCGGTCGGGCATTGTGCGGTCCGGCGACCATTATCAGGTCGCCGCCCCGGGGGCACGCGACGCGGCTCCGGCGGAGACCCGGTTCCGGGTTCTGCGGACAGAGGGGGGCCGGGTGTGGTTGGAGGCGGTACCGCTCACCGGGCGCACCCACCAGATCCGGGTTCATGCGGCGTCGAAGGGCGTTCCGATCCTGGGGGACCGCCTGTACGGAGGCACCCCGGCGGCGCGGCTGCACCTCCACGCATGGGGGCTGGCCCTGGATCACCCGGGCACCGGACGTCCGGTGTCATGGGAGGTGGCCCCGGAGTTTGACCGGGCTCCGGCAGAGGCACTGCGTGCCGCGATGGTCGCCCCGGGTGAGACCACCGCGTGGCGGATGCTGCATGGCGCGGCGGATGGCGTGCCGGGGTTCGCGGTGGAGCGGCTCGGGGACTGGATCCTCGTCGAGGGAGAGGAGGAAGTGACACCGACGCTTCCCGGGATTCTGCGGCCGTCTGTTGCCGGGGCGGCTGGGATCTATTTCAAGGCGCGGCGACGTCGGGTCCGGGGAACCGCACCGGGAGAGGTCAGTCCCCGATTCCTCGAGGGGACGCCGGCGCCGACGCGCTTTGAGGTCCTTGAGAACGGACTGCGATTTGAGCTGAGCCTGGCCGAGGGGTATTCCACCGGGCTGTTCCTGGATCAGCGCGACAATCGCCGTCGGCTGCAGGTGGGACAGGTCGCCGCGGGGTTTCCTTTGCGGCCGTCGGCGGGAGGCTCCGAACCGTGGTTGCTGAACACTTTCGCCTATACGTGTGCATTCAGTGTCGCGGCCGCAGTCGGAGGATGGCGGACCACGAATCTCGACCTCTCCCGCAAGTATCTCGACTGGGGGCGCCGGAATTTTGAGCTCAACAGGTTGGATGCCGGCGGCCATGAGTTCATCCATGGGGATGTCTTCGACTGGTTGCACCGGTTCCAGCGGCGTTCCCGCCGGTTCGACGCCGTCCTGCTGGATCCCCCAACCTTCTCGCGCTCGAGGGAGCACGGGGACTTCCGGGCGGAGTCCGACTACGGAGCGCTGGTGGCCCGGGTCCTGCCCCTGCTGGCGCCCGGAGGGATCCTGTTCGCCTCCACCAACGCAGGCCGGATGCCTCCCGACCGGTTTCTGGAGGGGATCCGCGGGGCGATCGCGTCGGGCGGGCGACGGGTGACGCAGCAACACTACGCACCCCAGCCGCCGGACTTCCCCATCACCCGGGAGGAGCCGGCGCACCTCAAGACCGTGTGGATTCGCCTCGACTGA
- a CDS encoding tryptophan 7-halogenase: MGHACFDVAIIGSAFGGSLAAMIARRMGRRVVLIERGQHPRFAIGESTTPLSNYLLEQLAATCDLPRLLPLTRWGAWQQSYPQIACGLKRGFSFFHHEAGREWTPQPDRTNELLVAASPSDAIADTHWYRPDVDHWLQQEAVSMGAEYLDQTNLETVEFGASEVRLTGRRAGRSVRFQATWLLDASGPRGFLSRALALPESLWAGYPATQGLFSHFEDVRRWEFLQDTGVAPPFPPDDAALHHVFDGGWVWVLRFRNGLTSAGCSARPELASQIRMADGAAAWRRLLERHPSLAWQFETARPVRGFTHLERMPYCCARMAGPGWALLPSAAGFVDPLMSTGFSLNLLGIARIALWMGRDGGPTALEASQYESATAADLNAAAAMIGALHHNLGRPAIFRQLALLYFAAAIYSETARRLGRVDLAPGFLLHGRPGFAEAARAVIRMSLEPSVSEVKFSEAVAQTIEPVNLAGLGRPDRRHWYPVDPEDLHAAASKVGATNEAIRQMLQRAGFEGDCGPGRARPPDLAQRGTAR; encoded by the coding sequence GTGGGGCACGCGTGCTTTGATGTGGCCATCATCGGATCGGCGTTTGGCGGTTCGCTGGCGGCCATGATTGCGCGGCGGATGGGGCGCCGGGTGGTGCTGATCGAGCGCGGACAGCACCCGCGTTTCGCCATCGGGGAATCCACCACCCCGTTGTCCAACTACCTCTTGGAGCAACTGGCGGCGACCTGCGATCTGCCCCGGCTGCTGCCCCTCACACGATGGGGCGCCTGGCAGCAGTCCTACCCGCAGATCGCATGCGGACTGAAGCGGGGCTTCTCGTTCTTCCATCACGAGGCCGGGCGGGAGTGGACCCCGCAACCGGACCGCACCAACGAACTGCTCGTTGCGGCCAGCCCTTCGGATGCGATCGCGGACACCCATTGGTACCGTCCGGACGTGGACCACTGGCTTCAGCAGGAAGCAGTGTCCATGGGGGCGGAGTATTTGGATCAAACGAACCTGGAGACGGTGGAGTTCGGGGCCAGCGAGGTGCGATTGACGGGGAGGAGGGCGGGCCGCTCCGTCAGATTCCAGGCGACCTGGCTGCTCGACGCCAGTGGCCCGCGGGGCTTCCTGTCACGAGCGCTTGCGCTGCCGGAATCGTTGTGGGCCGGCTATCCGGCAACACAGGGGCTCTTCAGCCACTTTGAGGACGTGCGCCGATGGGAGTTCCTGCAGGACACCGGGGTCGCCCCGCCGTTTCCACCCGATGATGCGGCGCTGCATCATGTCTTTGACGGCGGCTGGGTCTGGGTGCTGCGATTCCGGAACGGTCTCACCAGCGCCGGGTGCTCCGCACGGCCGGAGTTGGCGTCACAGATTCGGATGGCGGACGGCGCCGCCGCTTGGAGGCGGCTTCTGGAAAGGCATCCCTCCCTGGCCTGGCAGTTTGAGACCGCCCGCCCCGTGCGCGGGTTCACCCACCTGGAGCGCATGCCGTATTGCTGCGCCCGAATGGCGGGTCCGGGCTGGGCCCTGTTGCCCTCGGCGGCGGGATTTGTGGATCCCCTGATGTCCACCGGGTTCTCCCTCAACCTCCTTGGAATCGCCCGGATTGCCCTCTGGATGGGTCGCGACGGGGGACCGACCGCGTTGGAGGCCTCGCAATATGAGTCCGCCACCGCCGCAGATCTGAACGCCGCGGCCGCCATGATTGGTGCCCTGCACCACAATCTCGGTCGGCCCGCGATCTTTCGGCAACTGGCGTTGCTGTACTTCGCAGCAGCGATCTATTCGGAGACTGCACGCCGTCTGGGTCGGGTGGATCTGGCACCCGGATTTCTGCTCCATGGTCGGCCAGGGTTTGCGGAAGCGGCGCGCGCGGTGATCCGGATGTCCTTGGAACCATCGGTGTCCGAGGTGAAATTCTCAGAAGCCGTCGCGCAGACCATTGAGCCGGTCAACCTGGCGGGCCTCGGCCGGCCGGATCGCCGTCACTGGTATCCCGTGGATCCGGAGGATCTCCATGCCGCCGCCTCCAAGGTGGGCGCCACCAACGAGGCTATCCGGCAAATGCTTCAACGCGCAGGATTCGAGGGCGATTGCGGTCCTGGCCGGGCCCGACCCCCAGACCTCGCTCAGCGCGGCACCGCGCGATAA
- a CDS encoding bifunctional 3,4-dihydroxy-2-butanone-4-phosphate synthase/GTP cyclohydrolase II produces the protein MGGDPARLLRVNRETLGYPAAGVKKGVFDDLAAVLADIRRGRMVIVVDDEDRENEGDLVMAAQKVNPAAVNFMARFGRGLICVPAEDDRLRQLGVEEMVSQNRESFQTAFQVSVDAAQGITTGISAADRARTIRVMADPRAIAEDLKKPGHIFPLKARSGGVLQRAGHTEAAVDLARLAGCRPVGVICEIMSDNGSMARLPELRRMARRHGLKICSIEQLIQFRRTSERLVERVEVVRLPTDYGEFTLHLYRSKIDGLHHLALVKGDVRGEDGVMVRVHSECLTGDVFGSRRCDCGPQLHAALQQIEAAGSGVVLYMRQEGRGIGLPAKLRAYRLQEQGLDTVDANLKLGFPMDLRDYGVGAQMLCDLGLKTIRLLTNNPKKVVGLQGYGLEILEQIPIRVPANPHNAGYLKTKRDRMGHLL, from the coding sequence ATGGGCGGCGATCCAGCCCGCTTGCTGCGTGTCAACCGGGAGACTTTGGGATACCCTGCGGCCGGTGTGAAGAAGGGTGTGTTTGATGATCTGGCGGCGGTCCTGGCGGACATCCGTCGTGGCCGCATGGTGATCGTGGTGGACGACGAGGACCGGGAGAACGAGGGCGACCTGGTCATGGCGGCGCAAAAAGTCAATCCGGCCGCCGTCAATTTCATGGCCCGGTTCGGCCGCGGTCTGATCTGCGTTCCCGCGGAGGACGACCGGTTGCGCCAGCTGGGCGTCGAGGAAATGGTGTCGCAGAACCGCGAGTCATTCCAGACCGCCTTCCAGGTGAGTGTGGACGCCGCCCAAGGGATCACGACCGGGATCAGCGCCGCCGATCGGGCGCGCACGATCCGGGTGATGGCCGACCCGCGGGCGATTGCCGAGGACCTCAAGAAGCCTGGGCACATCTTTCCGCTCAAGGCCCGATCGGGCGGCGTGCTGCAGCGCGCCGGACACACCGAGGCGGCCGTGGATCTTGCGCGGCTTGCCGGATGCCGTCCGGTCGGCGTGATCTGTGAAATCATGAGCGACAACGGGTCCATGGCCCGGCTCCCCGAGCTGCGCCGGATGGCCCGCCGGCACGGACTCAAGATCTGTTCGATCGAGCAGTTGATTCAGTTCCGCCGGACGTCCGAGCGCCTGGTTGAGCGCGTGGAGGTGGTCCGCCTCCCGACGGATTACGGGGAGTTCACCCTGCACCTGTACCGCTCGAAGATTGACGGCCTGCACCACCTCGCCCTGGTGAAGGGCGACGTGCGGGGGGAGGATGGGGTGATGGTGCGGGTTCACAGCGAGTGCCTCACCGGTGATGTCTTCGGATCCCGCCGCTGCGACTGCGGTCCGCAACTCCACGCCGCGCTGCAGCAGATCGAGGCGGCCGGGAGCGGCGTGGTGCTCTACATGCGGCAGGAGGGGCGTGGGATCGGGCTCCCCGCCAAGCTCCGGGCCTACCGCCTTCAGGAGCAGGGGCTCGACACGGTGGATGCCAACCTGAAGCTCGGGTTCCCGATGGATCTGCGCGACTACGGCGTCGGAGCGCAGATGTTATGCGATCTCGGGCTCAAGACGATCCGGTTGCTCACCAATAACCCGAAAAAGGTGGTCGGCCTGCAGGGGTACGGACTGGAGATCCTGGAACAGATCCCGATCCGGGTGCCCGCCAACCCGCACAATGCCGGGTACCTTAAGACGAAGCGGGACCGCATGGGCCACCTGCTGTAG
- the zwf gene encoding glucose-6-phosphate dehydrogenase, which produces MNETHADALVFFGATGDLAYKKIFPSLQAMLKRGHLQVPVIGVAKAGWNLAQLKARARESLETHGGLDPEAYDRLCGLLRYVDGAYEDAATFDALRKILGAAQRPAHYLAIPPSLFGTVVEQLDRSGCAPPGARVIVEKPFGRDLESARRLNEVLLRSFEERRIFRIDHYLGKRPVHDMLFFRFSNAFTEPFWNRQHIESVQITMAEQFGIQGRGAFYDGVGTIRDVVQNHLFQVLANLAMEPPVRTDSESIRDEKVKVLRAIPPLTPDDVVRGQFTGYPREPGVRAGSTVETFAAMRLEVDSWRWRGVPFHLRAGKCLPVTCTEILLRFRQPPTMYRALDLSSNHVRLRISPQFTIGITYNTLAPLSATTVEPAEMLAVDHPPADDMDAYERVLGDAMAGDSTLFAREDYVEEAWRIVDPVLKDFTPVFEYEPGTWGPPEAAGVAPPGGWQNPVIAA; this is translated from the coding sequence ATGAACGAAACCCATGCCGACGCCCTGGTCTTCTTCGGGGCCACCGGGGATCTGGCCTACAAGAAGATTTTCCCGTCGCTTCAAGCCATGCTGAAGCGGGGTCATCTGCAGGTGCCGGTGATCGGGGTGGCCAAGGCGGGATGGAATCTCGCGCAACTGAAGGCGCGGGCCCGGGAAAGCCTGGAAACGCACGGCGGGCTGGACCCGGAGGCCTACGACAGGCTGTGCGGGCTGCTGCGCTATGTGGACGGGGCGTACGAGGATGCCGCCACCTTCGACGCACTCCGGAAGATCCTCGGTGCGGCGCAACGTCCCGCCCACTACCTCGCCATCCCGCCGTCGCTGTTTGGCACCGTGGTGGAGCAGCTCGACCGCTCCGGCTGCGCGCCGCCAGGAGCGCGCGTGATCGTTGAAAAGCCGTTTGGACGTGACCTCGAGTCCGCCCGTCGGTTGAACGAGGTGCTGCTGCGCAGTTTCGAGGAGCGCCGGATCTTCCGCATTGACCACTATCTGGGGAAGCGGCCGGTCCACGACATGCTCTTCTTTCGGTTCTCCAACGCCTTCACCGAGCCGTTCTGGAACCGTCAGCACATCGAGAGCGTGCAAATCACCATGGCCGAGCAGTTCGGCATCCAGGGGCGCGGCGCCTTCTATGACGGCGTGGGCACGATCCGCGACGTGGTCCAGAACCACCTGTTCCAGGTGCTCGCAAACCTGGCGATGGAACCGCCGGTGCGCACCGACAGCGAATCCATCCGGGACGAAAAGGTGAAGGTGCTCCGCGCCATTCCGCCGCTGACACCGGACGACGTGGTCCGCGGGCAGTTCACAGGCTATCCGCGGGAACCGGGTGTCCGGGCGGGTTCAACCGTGGAGACGTTTGCCGCGATGCGGCTTGAGGTGGATTCGTGGCGCTGGCGCGGCGTACCCTTCCACCTGCGCGCCGGCAAATGCCTGCCCGTCACCTGCACCGAAATCCTCCTGCGCTTCCGTCAACCACCGACGATGTACCGGGCGCTTGACCTGTCCTCCAATCACGTCCGGCTCCGCATCAGCCCGCAATTCACCATCGGCATCACCTACAACACCCTCGCCCCGTTGTCGGCAACGACGGTGGAGCCCGCCGAAATGCTCGCCGTGGATCATCCGCCTGCGGATGACATGGATGCCTACGAACGGGTGCTTGGCGATGCCATGGCCGGGGATTCAACGCTGTTCGCGCGCGAGGACTATGTCGAGGAAGCGTGGCGCATCGTGGATCCGGTCCTGAAGGATTTCACCCCGGTCTTCGAATACGAGCCCGGCACCTGGGGCCCTCCCGAGGCCGCCGGCGTCGCGCCACCCGGCGGCTGGCAGAATCCGGTGATCGCCGCCTGA
- a CDS encoding RpiB/LacA/LacB family sugar-phosphate isomerase, giving the protein MRLGLATDHGGFALKEELAVRLRGSGHSVVDFGATTLNPEDDYPDFVVPLARAVASGEVDRGIAICGSGVGAAVCANKVPGVRACLIHDHFSARQGVEDDHMNLLCMGGRTVGPEVAWDLVQAFLASRYSDAPRHLRRLGKVAALELESGPTAGGPCGPASS; this is encoded by the coding sequence ATGCGTCTCGGACTTGCCACAGACCACGGAGGATTCGCCCTCAAGGAGGAGCTTGCGGTCCGGCTGCGCGGGTCGGGCCATTCGGTGGTGGACTTCGGCGCCACGACACTGAATCCCGAGGACGACTATCCGGACTTTGTGGTGCCCCTGGCCCGTGCCGTGGCGTCCGGCGAGGTGGACCGCGGGATTGCGATCTGCGGCAGCGGTGTCGGAGCCGCCGTTTGTGCCAACAAGGTCCCGGGCGTCCGGGCCTGCCTCATTCACGACCACTTTTCGGCACGGCAGGGCGTCGAGGACGATCACATGAACCTCCTCTGCATGGGCGGCCGCACCGTGGGGCCGGAAGTGGCCTGGGATCTGGTACAAGCTTTCCTCGCATCCCGGTACAGCGACGCGCCGCGGCATCTGCGCCGCCTCGGGAAGGTGGCTGCGCTGGAGCTGGAATCGGGCCCTACAGCAGGTGGCCCATGCGGTCCCGCTTCGTCTTAA